GCCCTCCTGCTCCAGGGTGCGCCCCAGCGTGGAGATCCGGTAGTCGCCGGACTCCTGGGCCGCTGCCCAGTCCGAGACCAGGGCGAGGTGGAAGATGTTGTCCTCGTTCACACGAACACCGCCACGGGTCGGGCGAGGTCTCCCCCGCGCTCGTACAGGGCCAGGAACTCGCCGGTCGGCGCGAACACCGCGGTGGGGACCTGCTCGGGCAGGTCGATGGGCAGCTTCTTGCCGACCCGGACCATGGCGGCCTGCACGTCGTCCAGCTCGTACGCCGGGAAGCTCGCCCGGGCCGCGTCGCTGATGTCGAGCAGGCTGAAGTCCTCGGCGAGCTCCTCGAGCGTGTGCGCCTGGTCGATGCCGAAGGGCCCGACCGCCGTCCGCCGCAGCGCCGTCAGGTGACCGCCGACGCCGAGGTCGGCGCCGAGGTCGCGCGCGATCGCGCGGATGTAGGTGCCGCTCGAGCACGCGACCGCTATGTCGACGTCGAGGAAGTCGTCGACCGCCTCGACCCGGGAGACGGTGATGGCGCTGATCCTCACCCGACGGGCCGAGATCTGCACGTCCTCGCCGGCCCGCACGCGCTCGTAGGCGCGCTTGCCGTCGATCTTGATGGCCGAGACCGCCGAGGGCACCTGGTCGATCTCGCCGACCATCGATGCCAGGCCGGCGCGGACGGCGTCCTCGGAGACACCGCCCACCGGGTGGGTCGCGACGAACTCACCTTCGGCGTCGTCCGTGCTGGTGCTCGCGCCGAGGCGGACCGTGGCGTCGTACCCCTTGTCGGTGAGCAGGAGGTGCCCGAGCAACCGGGTCGCCCGGTTCACCCCGACGACCAGGACCCCGGTGGCCATCGGGTCCAGCGTGCCTGCGTGGCCGACCTTGCGGGTCCCGGCGAGGCGACGCACCCGCGCCACCACGTCGTGCGAGGTGATGCCGGCGGGCTTGTCGACGACGACCAGCCCGTTCACGACTCGGAGTCGTCCTCGAGCTCGTCCTCGTCGTCCGCGTCGTCTTCCACACGCGGCTTCTTGTACGGGTCGGCCTCGCCGGCGTACGTCGCGCCGGTGCGGCTGGCGGCGACCTGCTCGTCCTGCGCCCGGGCGATGTCGAGCAGGTCGTCGATCGCGCGGGCCGACTCCGGCAGCGCGTCGTGGATGAACTCGAGCGCCGGCGCGTGGCGCATGCCGAGCTGCTTGGCGACCTCGGAACGGATCAGGCCCTTGGCCGACTCGAGCGCCGCCGCGGTGCCCGCCAGGTCTTCCGCCGACTGCTCGCCGCCGAGCGAGAGCACCGTGTAGAACACCGAGGCGTTCTGGGTGTCACCGGTGACCCGGACGTCGGTCACGGTGACGAACCCGAGCCGCGGGTCCTTGATCCGCCGCTCGAGCATCTCGGCGACGATCACCTTGATCCGGTCGGCGACCTTGCGGACGCGGGGGCTGGCCATGGCTTTGCTCCTTGCCTGCTGGTTTTTCGTGGGGCGACGAAAAACCACCTCGAACTGGTGAAGTTTCGGGCTGGCGATCCGGTTTCACCGGTTACCCCGGGAAACCGGACCGCCGCCGGCGCGTCGAATCAGCCGCGCGGGATCTCCCTCATCTCGTAGGCCTCGATGACATCGCCTTCCTTGATGTCGTTGAAGCCCTTGACGACGAGACCGCACTCGAAGCCCTCACGGACCTCGGAGGCGTCGTCCTTCTCGCGCTTGAGCGATGCCAGGTCGGCGGTCTCGACGATGACGGCACCGTCGCGGATGACCCGGACCTTGGCGTTGCGCCGCAGCAGGCCGCTGGTGACCATGCAACCGGCGATGTTGCCGATCTTGGACGAGCGGAAGATCGCACGGATCTCCG
The DNA window shown above is from Marmoricola sp. OAE513 and carries:
- the rbfA gene encoding 30S ribosome-binding factor RbfA, which produces MASPRVRKVADRIKVIVAEMLERRIKDPRLGFVTVTDVRVTGDTQNASVFYTVLSLGGEQSAEDLAGTAAALESAKGLIRSEVAKQLGMRHAPALEFIHDALPESARAIDDLLDIARAQDEQVAASRTGATYAGEADPYKKPRVEDDADDEDELEDDSES
- the truB gene encoding tRNA pseudouridine(55) synthase TruB, encoding MNGLVVVDKPAGITSHDVVARVRRLAGTRKVGHAGTLDPMATGVLVVGVNRATRLLGHLLLTDKGYDATVRLGASTSTDDAEGEFVATHPVGGVSEDAVRAGLASMVGEIDQVPSAVSAIKIDGKRAYERVRAGEDVQISARRVRISAITVSRVEAVDDFLDVDIAVACSSGTYIRAIARDLGADLGVGGHLTALRRTAVGPFGIDQAHTLEELAEDFSLLDISDAARASFPAYELDDVQAAMVRVGKKLPIDLPEQVPTAVFAPTGEFLALYERGGDLARPVAVFV